DNA from Acidobacteriota bacterium:
GGCTCGATCTGGGCTTCCGCGACTATGAAGAAAGCCTGAAGATCCAGGATCGGATCGTTACGCGGCGAAAGCGCGGCCTCCTGCCTGACTGTTTGCTGTTTGTCGATTATCCCCCGATTATCACTCTGGGAAGAGGAGGAAAGAGAAAGCATCTGCTCGCCGGGCCGCAGGAACTTCGCGAGCGGGGAGTGCGGGTTCACCCTGCCGGTCGTGGCGGAGATATTACCTACCACGGTCCCGGCCAACTGGTGGTTTACCCCGTATTGGATTTGAAAGCGTGGCACAGGGACATTCACCGATACCTGCGCACGCTGGAGCGCTGCCTGGTGGAGATGCTGTTGGACTTCGGGATTCCTTCGGAGACACTGCCCGGCGCCACCGGTGTTTGGGTTGAGGGTCGCAAGATAGGGGCGATCGGGGTCCGAACCAGCAACTGGGTTACCTCCCACGGTCTGGCCTTGAATGTGAACACCGACCTGCGGTATTTCGATTTGATTGTTCCTTGCGGCCTGATCGGCCGCGGTGTGACCTCCATGGCGGCTCAACGGGGCCGGCCGCTGGAGCTGCCGGAAGTGCGCTCCTGTTTCGTTCGCCATTTCGCACGGGCTTTCGGACGATCCTTTCGAGTAGCCGATTGGGAAGAAACCTCGATGGAGTCCTGGCTGGAGCAGTCGGACTTCCCGGACCGACAGTGAAGCCGAGCCCAAGGGCTCGGGTGGAGAATTTGCAAGGGGAGAGCAAGATCTATGCTGCCTGACAATAAGGTGTGCCGGGACATGCTCTACTACATGAAGCTGTCCCGTGAGATCGAGACCAGGATAGAACGAAAGCTTTACCGGCAAGGGAAGATTGTGGGCGGCGTCTACGTGGGACGGGGCCAGGAAGCGATTTCCGTAGGCTCCTCCATCCAGTTGGAGCAGGACGATTGCATCTGTCCATCCCACCGGGACATGGGAGCTTTTCTGATTCGTGGCCTGTCCGCACGTGCGGTGCTGGCCCAGTACATGGGGAAAAAGACGGGGGTGACTCGGGGCAAGGAAGCCAATATGCACATGGGCGACATGCGCCACAAGATCGTGGCCTTCGTCAGTATGCTGGCCGACACCGTTCCGGTAGCCGCCGGCATTGCCCTGGCCTATAAAATGCGGCGGCAGCGAAACGTGGTGCTTTGCTATTTCGGGGACGGAGCCACCAGCCGGGGGGACTGGCACGAGGGACTGAATCTGGCGGCGGTGCAGAGGGTGCCGGTTGTCTTTCTGTGCAACAACAATCAGTACGCCTACTCCACCCCCTTGGAGAAGCAAATGCCCATACGGGATATCTCGATTCGAGCCCGGGGCTACGCCATGCCGGGCGTCACGGTGGATGGGAATGATGTGATGGCCGTCTACGAGGCGACCCGGGAGGCCGTGGAGTTGGCTCGTGACGGTGGCGGCCCCAGTCTGATCGAGTGCAAGACCTTCCGCATGACGGGTCACTCCGCCCACGATGACGGAAGGTACGTGCCCAAGGAGCTATTCGAAGAGTGGGGCAAGAAGGATCCCATTCTGAGGTGGGAGACCCGCCTCATTCGGGATAAGGTGATGAGCGAACGCGACGTGAGGGAAATGGCCACTCGCATTACCCAGGAAGTGGACCAGGCCGTGAGTCTGGCTGAGAACGATCCGCTCCCGGACCCTGAGGAAACCCTGGAGGGAGTGTACGCCGATCAGTCGGTCGATGCTCCATTGGCTTTTGCGGCTTCGTTCTTTTCTCCCGATCGCTGGAGGTAGTCCGTGGCAACCACAACCTATGTCGAAGCCATTCGGCAGGGGCTTTGGGAGGAAATGACTCGAGACGACGACGTCTTTGTGCTGGGCGAGGATGTCGGCGTCTATGGCGGAGCCTTCAAGGTGACGGCCGGTTTTCTGGATCAGTTTGGAGAGGAGCGAGTGATGGACACTCCTCTCTGTGAATCGGCCATTGTCGGGGCAGCCATCGGTGCGGCGCTGATGGGTATGCGGCCGGTGGCCGAGATGCAGTTCGCCGACTTCATCTCCTGTGCTTTTGACCAGATCACCAACTTCGCCGCCAAGTGCCGCTACCGTTGGGGTGCCGGAGTCCCTATGGTGATCCGGGGTCCGTCCGGGGGTGGCATTCACGGTGGTCCCTTCCACTCTCAAAATCCGGAGATGTATTTCGTGCATACTCCCGGATTGAAGGTGGTGGCTCCGTCCACCGCCTATGATGCCAAGGGATTGATCAAGTCAGCCATTCGCGACGAAGATCCCGTTCTCTTTTTCGAACACAAGTACCTCTATCGACGCGTCAAGGAGGAGCTTCCGAGCGACGAGTTCCTGGTGCCCATCGGCAAGGCCGATGTCAAGCGTGCGGGGACCGATATTTCAGTGATCACTTACGGCGCCATGGTTCACAGCGCCTTGGAAGCCGCCGGAGTCCTGGCCGGAGACGGAGTCGAGTTGGAAGTGGTGGATCTGCGCACCTTGGTGCCCTTGGACAAGACAACAGTTCTCGAGTCGGTCAAGAAAACCGGAAAAGTGATTCTGTTGCACGAGGACACTCGGACCGGCGGCTTTGCGGGAGAACTGGCCGCGGTCATTGCGGAAGAGGTCTTTGAGTACCTGGACGGGCCCGTCATGCGCATAACGGCCCCCGACACTCCCATCCCCTACAGCCCGCCGCTGGAAGAGTTTTTTCTCCCCAAAACCTCGGATGTCATCCGCGTGGCCAGGCACTTGGCAGCATACTGATTCCGTCGTCCAAGTTGGAGAAGTCCATGCCGTCCAACGTCATCATGCCCCAGATGGGGGAAAGCATCTTTGAAGGTACCATCACCAGGTGGCTCAAGAATGTGGGCGACCGGGTAGAACGAGATGAACCTCTCTTTGAAATTTCCACCGACAAGGTGGACTCCGAAATACCTGCGTCTGCCTCGGGCATCCTCAGAGAAATCCTGTTCCAGGAAGGAGAGACCGTCGAGATCAACACCGTAGTCGCCATTATCGATGACGACCCAGGTGCAGTTCAGGATTCCGCGGGGGACGGAAATGCGGTTCTCCCCCAAGAGTC
Protein-coding regions in this window:
- a CDS encoding alpha-ketoacid dehydrogenase subunit beta; this encodes MATTTYVEAIRQGLWEEMTRDDDVFVLGEDVGVYGGAFKVTAGFLDQFGEERVMDTPLCESAIVGAAIGAALMGMRPVAEMQFADFISCAFDQITNFAAKCRYRWGAGVPMVIRGPSGGGIHGGPFHSQNPEMYFVHTPGLKVVAPSTAYDAKGLIKSAIRDEDPVLFFEHKYLYRRVKEELPSDEFLVPIGKADVKRAGTDISVITYGAMVHSALEAAGVLAGDGVELEVVDLRTLVPLDKTTVLESVKKTGKVILLHEDTRTGGFAGELAAVIAEEVFEYLDGPVMRITAPDTPIPYSPPLEEFFLPKTSDVIRVARHLAAY
- the lipB gene encoding lipoyl(octanoyl) transferase LipB — protein: MELAGESTAPSPEYSAGMAMSAQAAALHVSRSERAPRDSEPACLGLDLGFRDYEESLKIQDRIVTRRKRGLLPDCLLFVDYPPIITLGRGGKRKHLLAGPQELRERGVRVHPAGRGGDITYHGPGQLVVYPVLDLKAWHRDIHRYLRTLERCLVEMLLDFGIPSETLPGATGVWVEGRKIGAIGVRTSNWVTSHGLALNVNTDLRYFDLIVPCGLIGRGVTSMAAQRGRPLELPEVRSCFVRHFARAFGRSFRVADWEETSMESWLEQSDFPDRQ
- a CDS encoding thiamine pyrophosphate-dependent dehydrogenase E1 component subunit alpha, whose protein sequence is MLPDNKVCRDMLYYMKLSREIETRIERKLYRQGKIVGGVYVGRGQEAISVGSSIQLEQDDCICPSHRDMGAFLIRGLSARAVLAQYMGKKTGVTRGKEANMHMGDMRHKIVAFVSMLADTVPVAAGIALAYKMRRQRNVVLCYFGDGATSRGDWHEGLNLAAVQRVPVVFLCNNNQYAYSTPLEKQMPIRDISIRARGYAMPGVTVDGNDVMAVYEATREAVELARDGGGPSLIECKTFRMTGHSAHDDGRYVPKELFEEWGKKDPILRWETRLIRDKVMSERDVREMATRITQEVDQAVSLAENDPLPDPEETLEGVYADQSVDAPLAFAASFFSPDRWR